A window from Streptomyces sp. NBC_00335 encodes these proteins:
- a CDS encoding DUF2637 domain-containing protein, which yields MTRLVRPDAVLVQAVIAGALSFAHLHDLAEAAGQDGWKAWAYPVSVDLLLVAAWHRLRSLRDAGEPSRSAWSWFAVALAASLGANVATAGLLDLRDVPDWLRILVAGWPALAFLGGTLLVHRPTSPSAPELGPDPAPLPVVERATEPGVQADEFPALPAPAPVPATTVTAPPALVAHAQKIAADHRTRTGLDIDTETLRARLGVPPAMAEAIAAQLA from the coding sequence ATGACCCGCCTGGTCCGCCCGGACGCCGTCCTCGTCCAGGCCGTCATCGCCGGAGCCCTCTCCTTCGCCCACCTCCACGACCTCGCCGAAGCCGCCGGACAGGACGGCTGGAAGGCCTGGGCCTACCCGGTCAGCGTGGACCTGCTCCTCGTCGCCGCCTGGCACCGCCTCCGGTCCCTCCGGGATGCGGGGGAGCCCTCGCGGTCGGCCTGGTCCTGGTTCGCCGTAGCCCTCGCGGCCTCGCTCGGCGCGAACGTCGCGACCGCCGGCCTACTCGACCTCCGCGATGTCCCTGACTGGCTCCGCATCCTCGTCGCTGGATGGCCGGCACTCGCCTTCCTCGGCGGCACGCTCTTGGTCCACCGGCCTACGTCGCCCAGCGCACCGGAGCTCGGCCCTGACCCGGCGCCCCTGCCCGTGGTCGAGCGGGCGACAGAACCCGGCGTACAGGCCGACGAGTTCCCCGCCCTACCCGCTCCAGCCCCGGTGCCCGCGACGACGGTCACCGCTCCGCCCGCCCTCGTCGCGCACGCCCAGAAGATCGCCGCCGACCACCGCACCCGCACCGGCTTGGACATCGACACCGAGACCCTGCGCGCCCGGCTCGGCGTACCGCCCGCCATGGCCGAAGCCATCGCCGCCCAGCTCGCCTGA
- a CDS encoding membrane protein FAM174 family protein, with the protein MFKPKYPSPDTYTPATIRPTPMPVEYSEPGSAPVPVKSPSAFGGLVQSSPGTALAIAAGGVAGVLALASVAVSLLLAVAVTAVALSISAVVMLFLVRALRQEFKSR; encoded by the coding sequence ATGTTCAAGCCCAAGTACCCCAGCCCCGACACCTACACCCCGGCGACCATCCGCCCGACCCCCATGCCCGTCGAGTACTCGGAGCCCGGCTCGGCGCCCGTCCCGGTGAAGTCCCCGAGCGCCTTCGGCGGCCTGGTCCAGAGCTCGCCCGGCACCGCGCTCGCAATCGCCGCCGGCGGAGTCGCTGGAGTCCTCGCGCTGGCCTCCGTCGCTGTGTCACTGCTCTTGGCCGTCGCGGTCACCGCCGTCGCCCTGTCCATCAGCGCCGTCGTCATGCTCTTCCTCGTCCGCGCCCTGCGCCAGGAGTTCAAGAGCCGTTGA
- a CDS encoding FtsK/SpoIIIE domain-containing protein, translating into MNALWVTLLVVLALALVLRWQRPTWYWMTFGVTFATIRVLIRYRSVMDACGLTVPPSRWRLALARVANRPAPEARSPRILRLRPTSTGLVLRLKLRPGQDAFDFSASSDRLRHSFALHNVVSHEIRSSVVELRMTGYDVLKRVSMPTAAAPDEPLRVPVALREDGQVHHRDYRQVPHALNVGATKSGKSVYQRTLVSGLASQNVALVGIDCKNGVELSPMARRFTALADNPDDAAELLAALVQYMSRVYQVIRAEQRISIDLPDAEITAEIWDLPAHLRPVPVVLLVDEVAELALAAGKAEEARRDQIVTDLVRLAQLGRAAGIHLEICGQRFGSELGKGITMLRAQLTGRTAHRVNDETSANMAFGDISPDAVLAAVQIDKDRPGTAVAGDSSGGWSRIRAPHTTLRQAVNTCNAQAHRTPSIPELEPFRPALPVRVLVGKVQPKTASAPAF; encoded by the coding sequence ATGAACGCCTTATGGGTCACGCTGCTGGTGGTCCTCGCCCTGGCACTCGTACTGCGCTGGCAGCGGCCCACCTGGTACTGGATGACCTTCGGGGTCACCTTCGCGACGATCCGCGTACTGATCCGCTACCGCTCGGTGATGGACGCCTGCGGGCTCACCGTCCCGCCCTCCCGCTGGCGACTAGCACTCGCTCGGGTGGCTAACAGGCCCGCACCTGAGGCTCGTTCGCCGCGCATCCTGCGGCTGCGGCCCACCTCGACCGGCCTGGTCCTACGGCTGAAACTCCGGCCCGGACAAGACGCGTTCGACTTCTCCGCCTCGTCGGACCGGCTCCGCCACTCCTTCGCCCTCCACAACGTCGTCTCGCACGAGATCCGCTCCAGCGTCGTCGAGCTGAGGATGACCGGATACGACGTACTCAAGCGGGTAAGCATGCCGACTGCTGCCGCGCCCGATGAACCGCTCCGCGTGCCGGTGGCCCTGCGGGAAGACGGGCAGGTTCATCACCGGGACTACCGGCAGGTCCCGCACGCCTTGAACGTCGGCGCGACCAAGTCCGGGAAGTCCGTCTACCAACGCACGCTCGTCTCCGGCCTGGCCTCACAGAACGTCGCCCTCGTCGGCATCGACTGCAAGAACGGCGTGGAACTCTCGCCGATGGCCCGGCGGTTCACCGCCCTCGCCGACAACCCGGACGATGCAGCGGAGCTGCTCGCCGCACTCGTCCAGTACATGAGCCGCGTCTACCAGGTAATCCGGGCCGAGCAACGGATCAGCATCGACCTCCCGGATGCGGAGATCACCGCCGAAATTTGGGACCTGCCCGCGCACCTTCGCCCCGTACCCGTCGTGCTGCTGGTGGATGAGGTTGCGGAGCTCGCCCTCGCCGCGGGTAAGGCAGAGGAGGCTCGACGGGACCAGATCGTCACCGACCTGGTCCGCCTCGCCCAGCTCGGCCGTGCCGCCGGCATCCACCTGGAGATCTGCGGCCAGCGCTTCGGCTCCGAACTCGGCAAGGGCATCACCATGCTCCGCGCCCAGCTCACCGGCCGTACCGCCCACCGCGTCAACGACGAAACCTCGGCCAACATGGCCTTCGGGGACATCTCCCCGGACGCCGTCCTCGCCGCCGTCCAGATCGACAAAGACCGCCCCGGCACCGCCGTGGCCGGAGACTCCTCCGGCGGCTGGTCCCGCATCCGGGCCCCGCACACCACGCTCCGCCAGGCCGTGAACACCTGCAACGCCCAAGCGCACCGCACCCCGAGCATCCCGGAGTTGGAGCCCTTCCGGCCCGCGCTCCCGGTACGCGTCCTCGTCGGCAAGGTCCAGCCGAAGACCGCCTCGGCACCTGCCTTCTGA
- a CDS encoding excisionase family DNA-binding protein, whose protein sequence is MNERYLSVVQVAELLGTTVRFPRRLVEERRITYVKVGRHVRIPESAVRAYIEAHTVAPRRSRLGVAA, encoded by the coding sequence ATGAATGAGCGCTACCTCAGCGTCGTCCAGGTCGCCGAACTGCTCGGCACCACCGTGCGGTTCCCCCGACGCCTCGTCGAGGAACGGCGGATCACGTACGTGAAGGTGGGCCGACACGTCCGTATCCCTGAGAGCGCCGTCCGGGCCTACATCGAAGCCCACACCGTCGCGCCGCGCCGCAGCCGTCTAGGGGTGGCAGCCTGA
- the repSA gene encoding replication initiator protein RepSA produces the protein MLKVAGAPGYARWEDQIHRTGGCSDPIHITGWTIAKDKTSGEILHRYSTENEPGARLRIACGNRRASRCPACAWTYAGDTYHLIRAGLAGDDRRDIPATVREHPRVFATLTAPSFGPVHNRPTGRPCRCGTHHQEDALELGTALDPARYDYAAAVLFNNHAGQLWQRFTTRLRREIAASAGLTQRELKEEARISYGKVAEFQKRGAIHFHAVIRIDGPAGPLGPPPSWATTELLDRSIRAAVAHAYTSITVPAAAHQPARTFRWGTQLDVRPIKAFGDGSDITEQAVASYVAKYATKAAENTGTLDRRIGNREALVLLDVPDHTARLIGACLDLDPLYPDRRLAAWSHMLGFRGHFSTKSRQYSTTLGALRQTRADYRAAQEREARGLDDVEPDTVLVLASWQYVGHGHSPGESVLAATIARDIQLNRQTAREALQGEQHE, from the coding sequence ATGCTGAAGGTGGCCGGCGCCCCCGGCTACGCACGCTGGGAAGACCAGATCCACCGCACCGGAGGATGCTCCGACCCGATCCACATCACCGGCTGGACCATCGCCAAGGACAAGACCTCCGGCGAGATCCTGCACCGCTACTCCACCGAGAACGAGCCTGGTGCCCGCCTCCGCATCGCCTGTGGCAACCGCCGCGCGTCCCGTTGCCCGGCCTGCGCTTGGACATACGCCGGAGACACCTATCACCTGATCCGGGCAGGCCTGGCGGGAGACGACCGCCGCGACATCCCCGCGACGGTCCGCGAACACCCCCGCGTCTTCGCCACCCTCACCGCCCCGTCCTTCGGCCCGGTCCACAATCGCCCCACCGGCCGGCCTTGCCGCTGCGGCACGCACCACCAGGAGGACGCGCTCGAACTCGGCACCGCCCTCGACCCGGCCAGGTACGACTACGCCGCCGCTGTCCTCTTCAACAACCACGCGGGACAGCTCTGGCAGCGCTTCACCACTCGCCTACGCCGTGAGATCGCCGCCTCCGCCGGCCTCACCCAACGCGAGCTGAAGGAGGAAGCCCGGATCTCCTACGGCAAGGTCGCCGAGTTCCAGAAGCGCGGCGCCATCCACTTCCACGCCGTGATCCGGATCGACGGACCCGCAGGCCCGCTCGGCCCTCCGCCGTCCTGGGCCACCACGGAGCTGCTCGACCGCTCGATCCGGGCCGCCGTAGCCCACGCCTACACCTCGATCACCGTCCCGGCCGCTGCTCACCAACCCGCCCGCACCTTCAGGTGGGGAACCCAGCTCGACGTACGCCCGATCAAGGCCTTCGGGGACGGCTCCGACATCACCGAACAGGCGGTCGCCTCGTACGTCGCCAAGTACGCAACCAAGGCTGCCGAGAACACCGGCACCCTCGACCGTCGCATCGGCAACCGCGAGGCCTTGGTCCTTCTGGACGTCCCCGACCACACAGCCCGCCTGATCGGGGCCTGCCTCGACCTCGACCCGCTCTACCCGGACCGCCGCCTTGCCGCCTGGTCGCACATGCTCGGCTTCCGCGGCCACTTCTCCACCAAGTCGAGGCAGTACTCCACCACCCTCGGCGCCCTCCGCCAGACCCGCGCCGACTACCGCGCCGCCCAGGAACGCGAAGCCCGCGGCCTGGACGACGTCGAGCCGGACACCGTGCTCGTCCTCGCCTCCTGGCAGTACGTCGGCCACGGACACAGCCCGGGGGAATCCGTCCTCGCCGCCACCATCGCCCGGGATATCCAACTCAACCGCCAGACCGCCCGCGAAGCCCTGCAAGGAGAGCAGCATGAATGA
- a CDS encoding GntR family transcriptional regulator: MGTAVGGGRGAVPRYVQIAEDIVQQIRAGVLSAGDMVPSESELVERYGVAGGTIRKAMVEVRASGLVETRHGKGSLVKARPPVRHRSSDRFRRTHRQEGRAAYLAESAQSGAEAKVSVLFIGPMEAPEEIASRLGVTAGTQVLARRRLYFRNGTPVETATSYLPWDVVKDIPELFAENPGPGGIYARLEDHGHVFAEYVETLQARPAAKAEATELSLTPGAPVVHLLRDAVTEEGRVVEVCDTLMAADQFVFEYRIPARD; the protein is encoded by the coding sequence ATGGGAACCGCAGTAGGAGGGGGCCGAGGGGCTGTGCCGCGCTACGTGCAGATCGCTGAGGACATCGTGCAGCAGATCCGCGCCGGGGTGCTGAGTGCCGGCGACATGGTGCCGAGTGAGTCCGAGCTCGTGGAGCGCTACGGCGTCGCGGGCGGGACGATCCGCAAGGCCATGGTGGAGGTTCGGGCCAGCGGGCTCGTGGAGACCCGGCATGGCAAGGGGTCGCTGGTGAAGGCTCGGCCGCCCGTGCGGCACCGGTCCTCCGATCGCTTCCGGCGTACGCATCGGCAGGAGGGTAGGGCGGCGTACCTCGCTGAGTCCGCGCAGTCCGGGGCCGAGGCCAAGGTGAGCGTGCTGTTCATCGGGCCGATGGAGGCGCCGGAGGAGATCGCGTCGCGGCTCGGGGTCACCGCGGGGACTCAGGTGCTGGCCCGGCGTCGGCTGTACTTCCGGAACGGGACGCCCGTAGAGACGGCCACCTCGTACCTGCCCTGGGACGTCGTGAAGGACATCCCGGAGCTCTTCGCCGAGAATCCGGGGCCCGGCGGCATCTACGCACGGCTGGAGGATCACGGCCACGTCTTCGCCGAGTACGTGGAGACGCTCCAGGCCCGGCCAGCCGCCAAGGCTGAGGCGACCGAGCTATCGCTGACTCCCGGCGCACCCGTGGTGCATCTGCTCCGCGATGCCGTCACGGAGGAAGGCCGTGTGGTCGAGGTCTGCGACACCCTCATGGCCGCTGACCAGTTCGTCTTCGAGTACCGGATCCCCGCACGCGACTGA
- a CDS encoding mobile element transfer protein, with the protein MPARINFRSLMKIGPVQIGTYRDNRGRNKDTAVCTTDGCGWSSDYNSSTAAQLAARSHRCRVA; encoded by the coding sequence ATGCCCGCCCGGATCAACTTCCGCTCGCTCATGAAGATCGGCCCCGTCCAGATCGGCACCTACCGCGATAACCGCGGCCGCAACAAGGACACCGCCGTCTGCACCACCGACGGCTGCGGCTGGTCCTCGGACTACAACTCCTCGACCGCCGCCCAGCTCGCCGCCCGCTCGCACCGCTGCCGCGTCGCCTGA
- a CDS encoding NUDIX hydrolase: MLLYMSTGSPQAKSTPLHSVSVAGAVLREDGRLLAIRRADNGTWELPGGVLELTESPEAGVRREVLEETGIKVEVDKLTGVYKNTTRGIVALVFRCKPAGGTERTSAESTAVAWLTPEEVTAQMSEVYAIRLLDALDDAGPHVRSHDGRQLTTSTY; this comes from the coding sequence ATGCTCCTGTACATGAGTACGGGTTCCCCGCAGGCCAAGTCAACGCCACTGCACTCCGTGTCCGTAGCCGGGGCAGTGCTGCGCGAGGACGGCCGACTCCTGGCGATCCGTCGCGCGGACAACGGGACTTGGGAACTGCCGGGCGGAGTACTCGAACTCACCGAGTCCCCGGAGGCCGGCGTCCGCCGCGAGGTCCTGGAGGAGACGGGCATCAAGGTCGAGGTAGACAAGCTCACCGGGGTCTACAAGAACACCACCCGAGGCATCGTCGCCCTGGTCTTCCGCTGCAAGCCGGCAGGCGGCACCGAGCGCACCTCGGCGGAATCGACCGCGGTCGCATGGCTCACCCCAGAAGAGGTCACCGCCCAAATGTCCGAGGTCTACGCGATCCGTCTCCTAGACGCCCTGGACGACGCAGGCCCCCACGTCCGCAGCCACGACGGCCGCCAGCTGACCACAAGCACGTACTGA
- a CDS encoding SCO3933 family regulatory protein encodes MRQIPVDTSAAMVMVAQPPAVKIKDRRTGEIATDPETGSQMMTVDVLFASYGEAEVLSVVVPAPGISGELVMGTPVALTGLVARPWENEFNGQKRHGISFRAVAVTSLTAKAG; translated from the coding sequence GTGCGTCAGATTCCCGTCGACACCTCGGCCGCCATGGTGATGGTCGCCCAGCCCCCGGCCGTGAAGATCAAGGACCGTCGGACCGGCGAGATCGCCACCGACCCCGAGACCGGGTCCCAGATGATGACCGTGGACGTGCTGTTCGCCTCCTACGGAGAGGCGGAGGTCCTGTCGGTGGTCGTGCCGGCGCCCGGGATCTCGGGGGAGCTGGTCATGGGTACCCCCGTCGCCCTGACCGGCCTCGTCGCCCGCCCGTGGGAGAACGAGTTCAACGGCCAGAAGCGCCACGGCATCAGCTTCCGCGCCGTCGCCGTCACCTCGCTCACCGCCAAGGCGGGCTGA